From a region of the Anomalospiza imberbis isolate Cuckoo-Finch-1a 21T00152 chromosome 3, ASM3175350v1, whole genome shotgun sequence genome:
- the LOC137471953 gene encoding protein-tyrosine kinase 2-beta-like produces the protein MIQQTFQQYALLREEECILKFLHTLATFAPIDQESFRCQLVQGWNITVDLVIGPKGIRQVTTKDAKPTCLAEFRDIKSIRCSGAEDGQALLQLGLSGTPQSLAIKTSSLAEAENMADLIDGYCRLQGGSETSLIVFPRKDREKRISLPQIPAPNLGERQSTLSHSVSGDSEIYAEILDESSRPRSGIQHFGISRDDVALGRILGEGFFGEVYEGIYTTPKGERINVAVKTCKKDCSPENRDKFLSEAVLMKKLDHPHIVKLIGIAEEEPTWIIMELYPYGELGQYLEQNRLGLAVPTLVLYALQVSKALAYLEAINCVHRDIAVRNILVASPECVKLGDFGLSRYIEDEEYYKASVTRLPIKWMSPESINFRRFTTASDVWMFAVCMWEILSYGKQPFFWLENKDVIGVLEKGDRLPKPDLCPPVLYTLMTRCWDYDPGERPKFQELVCSLSDIYLMEKELAKEQERNNRHRPPKILEPPAFQEPPPKPSRPMYKPPSQNNLLAPKLQFQVPEGLCASSPTLASPAEYQSPANSRRTPPPSRHNVFKRHSMRVSPEFPLGFGVWRNSQSSKTLPLLEPASLGFSIRRSSQPSKTIPVEFGIQRSS, from the exons ATGATCCAGCAGACGTTCCAGCAGTACGCGCTCCTGCGGGAAGAGGAGTGCATCCTGAAATTCCTGCACACCCTGGCCACCTTCGCCCCCATCGACCAGGAGAGCTTCCGCTGCCAGCTCGTC caaGGATGGAACATCACCGTGGATCTGGTCATCGGCCCCAAGGGCATCCGCCAGGTGACCACCAAGGACGCCAAG CCCACCTGCCTGGCGGAATTCCGGGATATCAAATCTATCCGGTGCTCCGGAGCGGAGGAcggccaggctctgctgcagctggggctcAGCGGGACACCCCAG TCGCTGGCGATCAAGACGTCATCGCTGGCCGAGGCGGAAAACATGGCCGACCTCATCGATGGCTACTGCCGGCTCCAGGGGGGCTCGGAGACGTCGCTCATTGTGTTCCCGAGGAAAG ATCGTGAGAAAAGGATCAGCCTCCCACAGATCCCAGCCCC GAATCTCGGGGAGAGGCAGTCCACGCTTTCCCACAGCGTCAGCGGGG ATTCCGAAATTTACGCGGAAATCCTGGACGAATCCTCAAGGCCGAGATCCGGAA TCCAGCACTTCGGAATCTCCCGGGACGACGTCGCGCTGGGCCGGATCCTGGGGGAAGGATTCTTCGGAGAGGTCTACGAGGGGATCTACACCACGCCC AAAGGGGAGCGGATCAACGTGGCCGTGAAGACCTGCAAGAAGGACTGTAGCCCGGAAAACCGGGATAAGTTCCTGAGCGAAGCCG TGCTGATGAAGAAGCTGGACCACCCCCACATCGTGAAGCTCATCGGCATCGCCGAGGAGGAGCCCACCTGGATCATCATGGAGCTCTATCCCTACGGAGAG CTGGGCCAGTACCTGGAGCAGAACCGGCTGGGCCTGGCCGTGCCCACCCTGGTGCTCTACGCGCTGCAGGTCAGCAAGGCCCTGGCCTACCTGGAGGCTATCAACTGCGTCCACAG GGACATTGCCGTCCGGAACATCCTGGTGGCCTCTCCGGAATGCGTCAAACTCGGAGATTTCGGGCTCTCCCGCTACATCGAGGATGAGGAATACTACAAAG CTTCCGTCACCCGCCTTCCCATCAAGTGGATGTCTCCGGAATCCATCAACTTCCGGCGCTTCACCACGGCCAGCGACGTCTGGATGTTCG CCGTGTGCATGTGGGAGATCCTGAGCTACGGGAAGCAGCCGTTCTTCTGGCTGGAAAACAAGGATGTGATCGGAGTCCTGGAGAAGGGGGATCGGCTCCCGAAACCCGACCTGTGCCCGCCTGTCCTCTACACGCTCATGACGCGCTGCTGGGACTACGATCCCGGGGAGAGGCCCAAATTCCAGGAGCTGGTCTGCAGCCTGAG TGACATTTACCtgatggagaaggagctggCCAAGGAGCAGGAGAGGAACAACCGGCACCGCCCTCCCAAAATCCTGGAGCCGCCGGCATTCCAGGAGCCGCCTCCCAAG CCCAGCAGGCCCATGTACAAGCCGCCATCCCAGAATAACCTCCTGGCTCCCAAGCTGCAATTCCAG gtTCCGGAGgggctctgtgccagctctcCCACCCTCGCCAGTCCCGCCGAGTACCAGAGCCCGGCAAATTCCCGGCGCACTCCGCCTCCCAGCCGGCACAACGTCTTCAAGCGCCACAGCATGAGGGTAAGCCCGGAATTCCCGCTGGGATTTGGCGTCTGGAGGAATTCCCAATCCTCAAAAACCCTCCCATTGCTGGAACCCGCTTCCC TGGGATTCAGCATCCGGAGGTCTTCCCAACCCTCAAAAACCATCCCAGTGGAATTCGGCATCCAGAGGTCTTCCTAA